A genomic region of Prosthecobacter sp. contains the following coding sequences:
- a CDS encoding adenylate/guanylate cyclase domain-containing protein yields the protein MSSTLLQSWLRLPDGERHDLNGTCSIGRAPDNTLSLADNEVSRRHAIIQAQGEREFWLVDLGSANGTYVNGRRISQSVRLHNGDIIRIASNELEFATEILSAMHPAGQQVMASTMIHIRQAQCWLMVADIIGSTQLAQTLPGAQFPRMTGTWFKNCRQVIDECGGHMSKYLGDGFFCYWDDTEDGAIQVRQAVAKLYEAQLKVNPPFRLVLHFGSAALGTVPTMNELNLHGPEVNFVFRIEKVASTLKQKVLFSEAAVKRMAAEKEVRLVGESAVEGFSATHKFYTPGA from the coding sequence ATGAGCAGCACGTTACTCCAATCCTGGCTCCGCCTTCCCGACGGGGAGCGCCATGATTTGAACGGGACGTGCAGCATCGGTCGCGCGCCGGACAACACCCTGTCGCTTGCGGACAATGAAGTCTCACGCCGCCACGCCATCATCCAGGCGCAGGGCGAGCGCGAGTTCTGGCTGGTGGATCTCGGCAGCGCGAACGGCACGTATGTGAACGGCCGCCGCATCTCACAGTCCGTGCGCCTGCACAACGGCGACATCATCCGCATCGCCAGCAATGAGCTGGAGTTTGCCACGGAGATCCTCAGTGCCATGCATCCCGCCGGCCAGCAGGTGATGGCCTCCACGATGATCCACATCCGCCAGGCGCAGTGCTGGCTGATGGTGGCGGACATCATCGGCTCCACCCAGCTCGCGCAAACGCTGCCCGGCGCGCAGTTCCCGCGCATGACGGGCACCTGGTTCAAGAACTGCCGTCAGGTCATCGACGAATGCGGCGGTCACATGTCGAAGTATCTCGGCGACGGCTTCTTCTGCTACTGGGACGACACCGAAGACGGCGCCATCCAGGTGCGCCAGGCCGTGGCGAAGCTTTACGAGGCGCAACTGAAGGTGAACCCGCCCTTCCGTCTCGTCCTGCACTTTGGCTCCGCCGCACTCGGCACCGTGCCGACGATGAATGAGCTCAACCTGCACGGCCCGGAGGTGAACTTCGTCTTCCGCATCGAAAAAGTGGCCTCCACCTTGAAGCAGAAGGTCCTCTTCAGCGAAGCCGCCGTGAAAAGGATGGCGGCGGAAAAAGAGGTCCGACTCGTCGGCGAAAGCGCCGTGGAAGGTTTCTCGGCGACGCACAAGTTCTACACGCCGGGG